Genomic segment of Nilaparvata lugens isolate BPH chromosome 6, ASM1435652v1, whole genome shotgun sequence:
gaatttgtagttgattagctatcctccgctgcctgaaccacgaccccgagcatttttaaaaatattttataattcattttttcactattttttcaaaattgttcaattttatcaatcgtaaaattctgttgaatcacgcatggtatcatgcaagcacaagaaattttttaactattctgttaatgccaaattattatcaacctgtaaatcaaatcctgaatctgcactgtatgattacatattttattgtaatatatttcagttttgttaattcgctttctgagttcgattatttcttaagcctgtcaattattgtgtctgatacgttctatatcatcaagaaccgatcaaatacgatcattggaataattgaatcaagctggatattggaacaggtctaagtggatgtagcgagtggggtcagatcgagatatttattctttgtccttacctgctcatacatcagcttttatctgttacctacctcgacttaggaacgaatgcatcaattgtacagcagaggcagccatagatcatataaattcctacaatagagcttaaaacccgacaagactctgttctcgaaatatattctgaacgatatttggttcaaataccatattttttaatccttcagaacttattagagacgcagtcccgtaaattagctacatcgggatttttgctcgacctgtatgattttgtatgctcattcttcacaggtaatagttttaaggtatccgtattcagtgtttagcgtacgctacactacttataaaagtttcatcattatacaatctgtcattagaagaatcaagggtgagcgagcgtttaggcctcccgcgattccgacaattgtatgaatcttgtagtgaatcaatcagtctggtgttcactcagcgtccacacacgcattgtaaaatttatagccgctacaccattgactcagtacaagattcactctacatgtgtgaagccttcaaataccgctccacatgatttgccggcccaacgtgaggcatctaaatacagcattacatctccctacgtgtattgtcctatccttggaggtgagagtgactcccccaggaagagcgcTTTAcaatagttattacaaattgtttttttttcgtaTTATATACAgctacataattattttcttaatttatattttgtaaattcattcataattttgctgtattgtaagctattgtatataagtgtataagccagtatatattgtaatcttcattaataaagtactcaatcaatcaatcaatccaccAACACCCAACTCAAGCTTTGGCTCATAAAGGTAAACCATTTTCTTCAACCCTCTCACTTTCACGCTCTTTCtttctcaatcactctctctctctctctcctactctctttctctgtcaccctctctctttttctctatcACCCTCTCTCCCaccctctctccctcactctctttCATTCTGTCACTACCCCTCTTGTATAAAGGTTAACCATCTCACTGTCACAGCCTTCCTCCTCAAACActctcttattttttctctctctcttccttaccctctctctatctatctctatcACTCCCCCTCTATCAGCTTTGGATCGTAAAGAAGTTAGAGTCCAGAGACACATCCCCCTCACCGCAAAACCCGGCTACCCTCCAATACGATGCAACACTTTTTATATCTGCTTTCTTTCGATGATCCCACAGTGGCATAACTGACAGACACAGTTTTTACTCTCCCCGGTCGCACTGTCTTATACACCTATAAATTGTGATGTTTTTTTCGTTGTAAGAATTTTCTCATGCTATTTTTCACTAGCCTATCCTTACACTCCTATTGTACATTTCGATGAAAAGTTGAGATAGATTTGTGAGtgcaaaattatttaaaaatttggaaaaaagtaagTTTGTACAGCTTTTCAATTAATGGGGGATTTCTTGCGTGCTTAATCTATAatgcaatttttttagaaagttTACATTCTACAATATATGTAGGATActtcatattttgaaataagattCTCCCAACTCACTTTATTAAACTTCTGTTCatggcagtttttgattagcaatacCTTTGCCTATTACAATACCCTTTGTCTAATctctcaaatttattcattccttgtacaatattacaaaaataattaagttgacatgttcaatgtataaatacaaaaaatcaaagtacaagaGAATGTAAAGCTCACAAGAAATGAGTCCGTTCGTGAGCTTGATTAAGGAAATATATTAACTTTAATAACTAGAAAGTAAAATATAACGAGAATaagataaaatacaataatctattattcaacaatgcagatagtgctatctcttcattgctttgctctgttgccagattgtcttttaaaaatgtatgattaatgaattaatcaacaaaatatttcatctcaatcatggaaattcatgatgaaattattgaaaaatataatttctcccttaattgaccgagcgaagtgaggtctaagattcatgtcgacggtttggcatttctcttaatgtttaaatgtttgaatgttaaaatgttttaatgtttgaatgtttaaatgtttataataatgtttctatgttgcgcatttacggcgaaacgcggtaatagattttcatgaaatttgacaggtatgttccttttttaattgcgcgtcgacgtatatacaaggtttttggaaattttgcatttcaaagataatatgaaaggaaaaagaagcctccttcatacgccaatattaaagtaaaaaacagactatggaattcattcatcataaatcagctgacaagtgattacacagatgtgtggagaagccagtctattgctgtgtttccatataaggtctatagtttcaatcaggtacttgtttatgagaatactgcgtgaggtctactgttcacagaactactagtaaaatataaaaatttattatttaaaacgagaatgaacagttaatattacattgattaacctgtatcagctacttatatagagctacttatatacgtctatagaaggcattgacaagacagaggatcaacaaccttcttctatttttctccactgccattataacgtggacctcactgtggATGATGACATGTCACAATCAACCGTTCAGTTTGCTTCACTTGAACTCCCAAAACGCTCGCTTGTTCAATCTAGGAAACTTGCAATACGATCACTATAAAGGGTGGGCCAACGTGGGAGGGAAATATCATTTGCCACACACATTTAGGAGTTTGTGTCGAGCATGAGATAATGCCTCGTCGGCTCAAGTTGTGTCTCTGTTTTGTGGAGGGGGGAGTGATGAAAGGGGAGGGTGAATGATGAGGAAGGGGTGGGGGGAAGCGATGAAAACGGAGCAATGTCAGCAGATTCATTGGCAAGCAGAGGTGTCGTCTGTTGATAAACAACACCCGCCCCGCTGTAGGATAAGATAAGCTCTTCAGAAATAATTCGGCGGTATATGCTGTCATCTTAAGAAGATATCAACATACTCGCTGACTGGTGTGTTGGAGTCTAGCTGGAGAATAACGGATGACAGGGATAGAAGCTGGAGACGATACGGGGAGAATTCAGAAAAAGAGAATTTAAAATGGAGTTTTGAGTCTTCGTGATTGCGAATTTTCACCCCTTTgccttaagccgtgtccacactgaacaaatgttcgacaaacatgtttgttgaggagctcagggataAACATTGTAAAAAGTTTGAACAtctattgtttgtcaaacaaaaattactgtttctccaaacattttcagtgttcacagcagtaaaacataaaacctgttcttcccactaATAATTTGTTTGGTCACgagtccacactggccacggacaaacattgtttgtcaaacatattgaaatttgcacAATCTCTTTCTACAAACATGTTTTTAGAACATTtcttcagtgtggacacggctttatcatagagaaacaatagcgtaagtagatatcccatggtatagggcgtttatgtcgcaacttttactgttatctcaagccgattactgtctattattgtcggtttttactgttttgttgggatgagagtgtatgatcggcacaatatgagagactaccagcatcacacagcttcacagaaaagaactacgtggactatcggcttgagataacagtaaaagttgcgacatgaacgacctatactatgggatatctacttatgctattgtttctctttggCTTTATAGAATTTATCAGTGTGGTAATATACTGACTGATACACTAATGAATTGATTCTTGAGTCTTAACTAATGATGAATCTTGAACCAATGTGTATTGATATGTCTATAATCAATGTATATTATTCTAGATGCTCTTAATTCCTAGATAGATTGAATAGAATTTGATTGATAGTAGAGTAATGGTTGATTTTTTGTGTGTTCACAGGAGAAAAACCGTATCGTTGCCAATGGGAAGGCTGTACCTGGAGCTTCGCACGCTCCGACGAACTGACACGTCACTTCCGCAAGCACACGGGCGCGAAACCCTTCAAGTGTCAACAGTGCGACAGATGTTTCGCCAGGTCGGACCACCTCGCGCTACACATGAAGCGGCACTTGGTCTAGGCACGTCACACACTTGTCACAGGTGTGTGACTGGCCTGAGCACTGCCAACTATGGGGCCAGTACCAGTAGTATTAGAACACTTGCCGGCGACTGTTCTACAGATTACACGTGTCGCACGTGTGACACTTGTGAAGCGGAGACTGTTCTACAGATGTCAAGGACTGTTTTGCACGTGTGACACTTGTGGAGCTGGGACTGTTCTGCAGATGCCGTGGAATCTTTCACAGAAGCCAGGGACTGTTTCACAGATTGCACGTGTGACACGTGTGAAGCAGGGACTGTTTTACGGATTCCAAGAACTGTTCTACGAGAGTCAAGATCAACAGGGACTGTTCTATGGATTCCAAGAACTGTTCTACGGGAGTCAAGATCAACAGGGACTGTTCTATGGATTCCAAGAACTGTTCTACGGATGTCAAGATCAACAGGGACTGTTCTATGGATTCCAAGAACTGTTCTACGGATGTCAAGATCAACAGGGACTGTTCTATGGATTCTGAGAACTGTTCTACGGATGTCAAGATCAACAGGGACTGTTCTATGGATTCTGAGGACTGTTCTATGGAAGTCAAGGACGGTTTTGCAGATCACACGTGCGATACGTGTGCAGCAGTGACTGTTATACGGATTCCGTGGACTGTTTTACAGATCACACATGTGACACGTGTGAAGCAGGGACTGTTGAGGTGACTGTGATTTCGGCTCACTCACACACATCACAGACTGTACGCGTGCGACGCGTGTCGCACGTGTGACTGTGTGAGCGACTAATATGTTGTGTTGTTTATTGATTTTTCGAAACAAATCCACTTCTCGTTGCCAAATTCAATGTTAATTCGTTAAGTCCTAGTCCTCGAATTAATGATATTATATAGTTcgatttatcattattttcatcctCATAATATCATCTCCCATTGAACGACTGTCGTGTTTTCAGTATGGGTTGAGTTGCAGGAGTGGTTGACGAGGTTTGTTGGgtgaattattgaaaacaaatattTCAGATTTTTTTGTATAGTACCTACTAGTTAACAACTAACAAcctattctattttgacttaaattgataaaaatatcatttgTGGAGGTAAAACTCCATTCTACAAGGTCAAGTCTTCTACATTGGTCAAGGATCAATTTAAAGGTTATTTTTCACATAGAAGGATTTTCACAGAgaaatttaatcattgaaaaattatatttcggATAACtcacatgaattattattagaaacaaACTGAAACTTGACAACCTACTGGATTCCAAGATAAGGTATCCAgtactttttatttatattgacaAACAAAGCTTTAATTGATGTTTAAGTTCATCAAGGATTATAACTTTCAAAACAGTCAATTCTTTTCAACAATCTGTGATACAATGTAATTCATCACTCAATTGAATTAATACAATTAGGAATGTtgatcatgaaatttatttatgattattcaatGCTCCTTTGCTGAACTCAATCTTGGTCTTGATTATTGGAGCATTataaaatctattcaattgTAAATCCATATATATGATCTTGAAAGAGTAGGTGCTAGTTGCACAAAAATAGCAATAGCAACAATGATTAATTccgcgagaaccaatcagagaagccgtctgtCTTTtcaaaacgccttctctgattggttctcatgaaattaatcacaattgaaattcaaccggcttttgtgcaaccgggcccaaatattataaatgttctcATGATATTACCTTCCATCATCTGTAGCTCATAGGAGATATAATTTAGCTGAAAAAAAGGgcgataaattattatttgtgtaGACATTTTTCATAGTCGAATCTGTAATTCTATATCCAAAATGTTTTTActtctttcaaaaacttgataTCCCGGAGATATTACCAGGTCTCatcagagaaaaaataatattttaatgtcATTCTTGTGGTCGAATctgtattcaaatattataatttctaatttattgttataaaaaCTTAATATCCTGGAGATATTACTAGGTCTTTTCGAAGAGATTATAATATTCTGTTGTCATTTTCATAGTCGAATCAGTactcaaatgatatattatcTTTTATTGTTCAAAATACTTGATATCCTGGAGATTTTACTAggtctaatcaataaaatacaattctATCTATTTTTAGTTCTTCTACTTGTTTCAATTATTTGGTATCCCAGAGATATAAGTAGGTCTAATCAAATAGAATACAATAATCTCTATTTGTAGTTTCTATTTCTCTATATTCTAATAAAGTTCAAATTCTAATGAAGATatcatgtttattttgtattcttattctattttcaaagggtactataattctattctataaatacaagaaagtagccctaaaattcatacatttaaaGAAGTTTATTCACTCTCAACAAAAATCGAAAACCACTCCATAACAGTCTGCCAACATCTTGAGAGCAAACGAACGAAGGAAATTCGGAAGCTCCACAGAATCGTGAAAACGTCATAGATGGAAAACCCCaaggaaaattggaaaattgtgCGCGTGTTATCATCTTCATTGTTGAGGAAGTCGGCCCGTGTCAACTTGCTACCGTTTAGTGAAATATTGTATAGTTTGAAATAGAGGTAAAAGACTTTTGGGTCATGAGAATCcaagtaaaaaaattatattatgtaatagaaCGATCATGTAAGGAAGTGCAGccttaaaaaacaaaaacactagTATAACGAAAAGTATCACAGTTGTTGGCACAAAGTGAAAGAAATTAAAGtaagaaagagaaaataaaatttcttcaaCTTTGTGTTGGTGGATAGCTGTTGAGTGCTTGAAAATACGAATTGTGATAAGTTCCATCTGGAGTGAATGTTTTTGAATGTATGCTAGGAAATAGTAATGTTGGAGGTTGACGTGAACCCAGGATgggaaaattgatgaaaatccGGGAAATTTTTTTCCCGGAAAATGAATTTTGTGATCGCTAGTTGTTGAAATAATTACATCTAGCCCAGCCACCCTCAATTTTGAGAGTGTTAATAGAATGCCTAACATCAAATTTTGTCTGTTGTCTGTTGGacatttaattattgaatttattgatcgTTCGGTTATCCAATTGTTATTGAATGTGAAATGTGTCATTTTAATCATCCCCTTTCAAAGAGAATAACATTAATACAACGATTTAGCTCGAATTACTATAATATACAGGAATATATTTTAGTAATAACTTCTCTGTGTGTTTTATACTAATCCCCCCCCTCAAGAATGTCTGTCCCTTCCATTCCAAATCGTGGATAAAATAATGTTTcgatagaaaaatacaaaataattgtgATTGAAGTATTGCTATATTTAGCTTACATTTCTTTcgatatttttcttcattaattgtctTTTATTatcgatataataataattgttaacgCTGCATTCCTATATTTTTAATCGATACAACTTTTTGAtgaaatagttcggattacttTGAATGTCTCTATCATCATCGTCGtaatcattgtcatcattttaactacttgtattttgaaattatcgaAATGGTTATAGATAATAAGTAAtgagtgaatgtgtgtgtgagagagagagagtgattgctGTTGGAATCGAGAGAAATCAGattgaaacattaaaataatgaaacgCTATAATGAAACTATTAATTAGCTCTGATATTTTAGAATTTGTAAGTTTTGTACAAAAACTTAGAGTAAAATGAGTCTGTCtgtgtaaattaattattgaaaagctgattaattcaaaaagtgaaaatgaaaaagtagATAACTTTGAGAATTTCGTGAACGAAACAAACgttattaattcaaattttgaggGAGATTGTCTTAGGAATTTGTAAATTTTGTGAAGGTATATGAATTATAGTTGAATTGAGTAATGCTTTGAATGTTTGAGAGTaaaataatagggaagaaattttatattgatgATGAATTAGTGTCTAGTGGgagaatttgattgaaattttgcatggatGTGACATCGATTGCTTTATTGTCTCTGTATGTTCAAAATGCGAGGTTCCAGCATTCTCACCACATTCTGTGGAATTCCAATATATTTTAGAGGTttgcttttcaaaataattttcgataatttgaataattgatctTGGTGTTAAGACATTGATCAGTTCCGTCATTAACTACGGAACGGTTATTAGATTTATCTAGCTTTTCATTATTACCTCTACCAGTTATTTTTATCTTTGGCACTGTAGTATTCACTGTGGCCATTCTGAATATCGTACATCTCTGCATAATTATCGAAAATACTGTTTTTTGTCATACTTTGTGCCATGTAATGGAGACTTGAGAACGTACCACTTAGCTTAAGTGTATTTTTTGTATCGCTTTTTGGTGTCGGGTTGAGGAATCTTGAATCAACTCTATcgtagaaattaattatttttcacaaatattgTTACTTTCTTGGAAGCAATCATACTTAGATTTAGATTTTATGACTTTTGTTTATGTAAAGATCGAATATTTAGTAGCATAGATACAAATTATAATCTATCatggaaaacatgttttttttcataaataatattgtagtttCATTGGAAGCAATCAATCTTAGAATTAGATTCTATGACTTTTGTTCAATTTAAGATCGAATATTTTTAGTTGactagataaaaattatgattgttaaattgtatttatttgaataaatacatcAGATGATTTATGTCAGTTCTTATCTCTCATCCAATTTATCTCGAGTGTATTTCTCTTCAATTAAATCTCTCTTTTGTGAATGAAAAATGTACACCCCTTATTGTTCAGGGTTATGTGTATTtacagtaccctttttaaatttttacaactttcattttcaagtggaaatagaatataaaaatgaaGTATTTTAATCATTGAGGTTATAAAATCAATTCGAAAAATGATGAGATTATCAAGTAAAAAGGTAAAAGGCATCAATCATATGAATAATTCAGGATTGAAAGGTGTAAATTTCGAGTTTTTGTCTATAAACTATATTTGACTGGTTCGTAACACCATTTCTTGAAACATGTATTAATAACATCATCAA
This window contains:
- the LOC120351971 gene encoding uncharacterized protein LOC120351971, which produces MDSKNCSTGVKINRDCSMDSKNCSTDVKINRDCSMDSKNCSTDVKINRDCSMDSENCSTDVKINRDCSMDSEDCSMEVKDGFADHTCDTCEAGTVEVTVISAHSHTSQTVRVRRVSHV